One genomic segment of Vibrio nitrifigilis includes these proteins:
- the nirB gene encoding nitrite reductase large subunit NirB, which produces MSKKRIIVAGNGMVGHKFIDNVIQSGSNEYEIITFCEEARLAYDRVHLTSYLTGSTAADLALTTEEYYQTHGIQYRLNAKVAAVNPEQRTVTLTNGETLAYDKLILATGSFPFVPPIAGNDGEHCHVYRTLEDLDAIEASSQSSTSGVVVGGGLLGLEAANAIKNLGLTTHVVEFAPRLMAVQLDQDGGELLRRKIEAMGVNVHTEKATTEIVAGESARYRMNFADGSHLETDMIVFSAGIRPRDELARNSTITIGERGGIVINNHCQTNYDDIYAIGECALWNNQIFGLVAPGYQMAKVAAQHILTPEQAAEFTGADMSTKLKLLGVDVASIGEVHDKTAGALSYTYKDDIEQVYKRLILSHDKKSIVGAVLVGDAQCYSNLLQLRQNNMTLPETPSVLILPNVAEDESSAMGVDALPDSAVICSCFDVTKGTIVEAVKAGCTTMAELKETTNASTGCGGCSALAKQVLDSELAKLGVEVNNHVCEHFAYSRQELSDLIRVHQIKTFDELLAQYGSGLGCEICKPAVGSILASYWNDYILRQEHIELQDTNDLFLGNMQKDGTYSVVPRIPGGEITAEKLIVLGEVAKDFGLYTKITGGQRIDLFGAQLNDLPLIWRRLVDAGFETGHAYGKSLRTVKSCVGQTWCRYGVQDSMGLAIDLENRYKGLRSPHKLKFAVSGCTRECAEAQSKDIGVIATDKGFNLYICGNGGMRPRHADLFATDLDQATLVKYIDRVLMFYIRTADRLQRTSVWIENLEGGLDYVKEVVIEDKLGLCTELEQAMAYNIAKYQCEWKTTLETPEKLQRFSHFINSDDRDDNVQFVDIRGQIAPKAHRDDLAIEITQVQ; this is translated from the coding sequence ATGAGCAAAAAACGCATTATTGTGGCAGGCAACGGCATGGTCGGTCACAAGTTTATCGACAATGTGATTCAATCTGGCAGCAATGAGTATGAGATCATCACCTTTTGTGAAGAAGCCCGTCTAGCCTATGACCGTGTGCATTTAACCTCTTATCTTACTGGCAGCACGGCCGCCGATTTAGCCCTCACCACCGAAGAGTATTACCAAACTCACGGCATTCAATATCGCTTGAACGCCAAAGTTGCCGCGGTCAATCCCGAACAGCGCACCGTGACGTTAACCAATGGTGAAACCCTAGCCTACGACAAACTGATTTTAGCGACCGGTTCATTCCCTTTTGTGCCCCCAATTGCGGGTAACGATGGTGAACATTGCCATGTGTATCGCACCCTTGAAGATTTAGATGCCATTGAAGCCTCTAGCCAATCCAGCACCAGCGGTGTGGTTGTGGGTGGTGGCTTGCTGGGATTGGAAGCGGCGAATGCGATTAAGAATTTAGGTCTGACGACGCATGTGGTGGAATTTGCACCTCGCCTCATGGCAGTGCAGCTCGACCAAGATGGCGGTGAATTGCTACGCCGTAAAATTGAAGCCATGGGCGTGAACGTGCACACGGAAAAAGCCACCACGGAAATCGTTGCTGGCGAGTCGGCACGTTATCGCATGAACTTTGCCGATGGTTCACACCTTGAAACCGACATGATTGTCTTCTCCGCAGGGATTCGTCCTCGTGACGAACTGGCACGCAACTCCACCATTACCATCGGTGAACGTGGTGGGATTGTGATCAACAATCACTGCCAAACCAACTATGACGATATTTATGCCATTGGCGAATGTGCCCTGTGGAATAACCAAATTTTTGGCTTGGTCGCACCGGGCTATCAAATGGCAAAAGTTGCCGCACAGCACATCTTAACGCCTGAGCAAGCTGCTGAATTTACCGGCGCAGATATGAGTACCAAACTCAAATTACTGGGTGTCGATGTGGCAAGTATCGGTGAAGTGCACGACAAAACCGCAGGGGCTCTATCGTACACCTACAAAGATGACATTGAGCAAGTCTACAAACGCCTGATTCTCTCTCACGATAAGAAATCCATTGTCGGTGCCGTTTTGGTCGGCGATGCGCAATGCTACTCCAACTTGCTGCAACTGCGTCAAAACAACATGACGCTGCCAGAAACCCCATCAGTGCTGATTTTACCGAACGTGGCAGAAGATGAATCGTCCGCCATGGGCGTCGATGCCCTGCCTGATAGCGCGGTGATCTGTTCATGTTTTGATGTCACCAAAGGCACCATTGTCGAAGCCGTTAAAGCCGGCTGCACCACCATGGCAGAGCTGAAAGAGACCACCAATGCCTCGACGGGTTGTGGTGGTTGTAGCGCTCTTGCTAAACAAGTATTAGACAGCGAACTGGCGAAATTGGGCGTCGAAGTCAACAACCATGTGTGTGAGCACTTCGCCTACTCACGCCAAGAACTGAGCGATTTGATTCGCGTCCATCAAATCAAAACCTTCGACGAACTGCTTGCTCAATATGGTTCGGGCTTAGGGTGTGAAATTTGCAAACCGGCAGTGGGTTCTATCCTTGCCTCTTACTGGAACGATTACATCCTGCGCCAAGAGCACATTGAGCTGCAAGACACTAACGATTTGTTCTTAGGCAATATGCAAAAAGATGGCACTTACTCGGTTGTGCCACGGATTCCGGGCGGCGAAATCACCGCAGAAAAACTGATTGTACTGGGAGAAGTGGCCAAAGATTTTGGTTTATACACCAAAATCACCGGCGGACAACGTATCGACCTATTCGGCGCACAACTTAACGATTTGCCGCTTATTTGGCGACGTTTGGTCGATGCAGGCTTTGAAACCGGTCATGCTTACGGTAAATCTCTGCGTACCGTCAAATCCTGCGTGGGACAAACTTGGTGTCGCTACGGCGTGCAAGACAGCATGGGGCTCGCGATTGACTTAGAAAACCGCTACAAAGGGCTGCGCTCACCACACAAACTCAAGTTTGCTGTCTCTGGCTGTACCCGTGAATGTGCTGAAGCGCAATCCAAAGACATCGGCGTGATTGCCACTGATAAAGGTTTCAACCTCTATATCTGTGGTAACGGCGGTATGCGCCCTCGTCATGCAGACCTATTTGCGACCGACCTTGACCAAGCTACTTTAGTGAAATACATCGACCGCGTGCTGATGTTCTACATCCGCACTGCCGACCGCCTGCAACGCACGTCAGTGTGGATAGAGAACCTTGAAGGCGGCTTAGATTACGTCAAAGAGGTAGTGATTGAAGACAAACTTGGTCTTTGCACCGAACTCGAGCAAGCCATGGCATACAACATCGCTAAATACCAATGCGAGTGGAAAACCACACTAGAAACACCCGAAAAATTGCAACGCTTTAGCCACTTCATCAACAGTGATGACCGTGATGATAACGTCCAGTTTGTCGATATTCGCGGACAAATTGCCCCTAAAGCGCACCGCGATGATCTCGCTATCGAAATCACCCAAGTTCAATAA
- the cobA gene encoding uroporphyrinogen-III C-methyltransferase, whose protein sequence is MMKTITSSTITFGNVALVGAGPGDPDLLTMKAVKAIDAADVIIYDNLVSREIQATFPHAAQHVYVGKAKGHHSMKQEEINELIASYAMQGLQVCRVKGGDAFVFGRGGEEMLFLAQRGIRVEVVPGITAASGCSTYANIPLTHRGLAQGCTFITAHADKSLDVNWGALASLNQTLVIYMGLSKAQWIQETLIKHGMDQSTPVAIIENGCTTRQRTFTGELTELHHLATHHQVCSPALIVIGQVVKVASQMEWLEQLTEREAKSDTTTIRLTA, encoded by the coding sequence ATGATGAAGACAATCACAAGCTCAACGATCACATTCGGTAATGTGGCTTTGGTCGGCGCAGGTCCTGGCGATCCAGACTTGCTCACTATGAAAGCGGTCAAAGCCATTGATGCTGCGGACGTCATCATTTACGACAATTTGGTGAGTCGTGAAATTCAAGCGACCTTCCCGCATGCTGCTCAGCATGTCTATGTGGGGAAAGCCAAAGGCCACCACAGCATGAAGCAAGAAGAGATCAATGAACTGATTGCCAGCTACGCCATGCAAGGGTTGCAAGTGTGCCGAGTCAAAGGCGGTGATGCGTTTGTCTTTGGTCGCGGTGGTGAAGAGATGCTGTTTCTGGCTCAAAGAGGGATCCGAGTTGAAGTGGTACCGGGTATCACCGCCGCTTCAGGTTGCAGCACTTACGCCAATATTCCTTTAACTCATCGAGGGCTCGCACAAGGTTGCACCTTTATCACCGCTCACGCCGATAAATCCCTCGATGTGAATTGGGGCGCACTGGCGTCACTGAACCAAACCTTAGTCATTTACATGGGCTTATCGAAAGCGCAATGGATTCAAGAGACCTTAATCAAACATGGCATGGATCAAAGCACCCCTGTTGCGATTATTGAGAATGGCTGCACCACTCGCCAACGCACCTTCACTGGCGAATTAACCGAATTACACCATTTAGCAACACACCACCAAGTCTGTTCGCCTGCCTTGATCGTCATCGGTCAAGTGGTCAAAGTGGCGTCACAAATGGAGTGGCTAGAACAATTAACAGAACGGGAAGCAAAGTCAGACACCACAACCATTCGCCTCACCGCGTAA
- a CDS encoding molybdopterin oxidoreductase family protein, with product MVTHDGWTKSTCAYCGVGCGIEARVLGSGKLEVRGDKSHPANFGKLCTKGIALGDTVIEDGRLLYPQQRIAGEWQRVAWDEALTTVADKFAQTIAEYGPDSVAFYVSGQLLTEDYYVANKLMKGFIGSSNIDSNSRLCMASSVVGHKRAFGMDSVPVVYEDLEQADVVILVGSNLAWCHPVLYQRLRVAKENNPGLKVLVVDPRRNESCDIADLHLPIHSGSDVALFNGLLGYLADHQALDREFITKHSNHFDMALASAQQETNTQDVTGLSSGELEQFYRAFAEHKRVVTIYSQGVNQSTQGSDKVNSIINCHLASGKIGYAGCGPFSVTGQPNAMGGREVGALASTLAAHLEFDQPEEIAAIREFWHTDSLATKPGLKAVDMFDAVAEGKIKAIWIMATNPVVSLPNSDKIKTALENCPFVVVSDCIADTATTRCADLLLPAQGWSEKSGTVTNSERRISRQRKLLASPGQAKPDWWIVSQVAQRMGFKEQFDYHHEGEVFREYAEMTGLNQHVKPRDLNLIGLAKLTDQEYHHLMPQQWPVLEYQSELVNQRLFTDKQFYTANGKANFLAVSHRVPQRQISTQYPLLLNTGRTRDHWHTMTRTGLSTRLASFHSDPYLMIHPDTAQQYQLNDGHIAAVSNQQGKVRAKVMFNDGMKRGELFMPIHWNELTAADAKPCSLVDPRVDAYSGQPEFKCTPVAIVPEQTQSAVLVACDNPIILNDRDYWSRQKIAGGYLYHIKSDRKLADILKDLPASKGQEVSYQSGSWYLKATRQDVKTIRLVVASGISGFKQKQVADVAELFAYNEETMSIQQCIHWLEKKW from the coding sequence ATGGTGACGCATGATGGATGGACCAAGTCAACGTGTGCTTACTGCGGAGTCGGTTGTGGTATTGAAGCCCGTGTTTTAGGCAGTGGAAAGCTAGAAGTGCGTGGAGATAAAAGTCATCCTGCCAACTTCGGCAAGCTGTGCACCAAAGGCATCGCCTTGGGCGATACGGTCATTGAAGATGGTCGCTTACTTTATCCTCAGCAACGCATTGCGGGGGAATGGCAAAGAGTGGCTTGGGATGAAGCCCTGACTACCGTTGCTGATAAATTTGCGCAAACCATTGCAGAATATGGCCCTGATTCCGTTGCTTTTTATGTTTCAGGTCAGCTCCTTACCGAAGACTACTATGTCGCCAATAAATTAATGAAAGGCTTTATTGGCAGCAGCAATATCGACAGCAATTCGCGTTTGTGTATGGCATCGTCAGTCGTCGGACACAAACGTGCCTTTGGTATGGACAGTGTGCCGGTGGTCTATGAAGATTTGGAACAAGCTGACGTAGTGATTCTGGTCGGTTCGAACCTCGCATGGTGTCATCCAGTGTTGTATCAACGTTTGCGTGTCGCCAAGGAAAATAACCCTGGTCTTAAAGTGCTGGTGGTGGATCCACGGCGTAATGAAAGCTGCGATATCGCCGATCTGCATTTGCCCATTCATTCCGGCTCTGATGTCGCGTTGTTTAATGGTTTATTGGGTTATCTTGCCGACCATCAAGCGCTCGATAGGGAGTTTATTACTAAGCACTCCAACCACTTTGACATGGCGCTCGCCTCTGCTCAGCAAGAAACCAATACGCAAGATGTGACGGGATTATCAAGCGGTGAACTGGAGCAGTTTTATCGAGCGTTTGCTGAACATAAAAGGGTAGTGACCATTTACTCACAAGGGGTCAATCAATCCACTCAGGGCTCAGATAAAGTCAACAGCATCATCAACTGTCACCTTGCGAGTGGCAAAATTGGCTATGCGGGGTGTGGCCCGTTTTCTGTGACAGGTCAGCCCAATGCCATGGGAGGACGAGAAGTGGGGGCGTTAGCCAGCACCCTTGCAGCGCATTTGGAGTTTGATCAGCCTGAAGAGATAGCAGCGATCCGCGAATTTTGGCACACCGACTCGCTCGCCACCAAGCCGGGACTCAAAGCGGTGGATATGTTTGATGCGGTTGCTGAGGGAAAGATTAAAGCGATTTGGATTATGGCGACCAATCCGGTGGTGAGTTTACCGAACAGCGACAAAATAAAGACTGCACTGGAAAATTGCCCATTTGTGGTGGTATCCGATTGCATTGCTGATACCGCTACCACTCGCTGCGCCGATCTACTTTTACCTGCGCAAGGTTGGAGTGAAAAATCCGGCACCGTCACCAACTCTGAACGCCGCATCTCGCGACAACGAAAATTGCTCGCCAGTCCGGGGCAAGCGAAACCTGATTGGTGGATCGTCAGTCAAGTGGCGCAGCGTATGGGGTTTAAAGAGCAGTTCGATTATCACCACGAAGGGGAAGTATTTCGCGAATATGCAGAGATGACGGGGCTGAATCAGCATGTGAAACCACGGGATTTGAACTTGATTGGTTTGGCTAAACTGACTGATCAAGAGTATCACCACTTGATGCCACAGCAGTGGCCCGTGCTTGAGTATCAATCTGAGTTAGTTAATCAGCGCCTTTTTACCGATAAGCAGTTTTATACCGCCAACGGCAAAGCGAATTTTTTAGCGGTGAGTCATCGAGTGCCTCAGCGGCAGATCTCAACGCAATATCCGTTGTTGCTCAATACCGGACGAACCAGGGATCATTGGCATACGATGACACGTACCGGATTATCAACGCGCCTAGCCTCATTTCACAGCGACCCTTACCTTATGATCCATCCCGATACCGCGCAGCAATATCAGCTCAATGACGGGCACATTGCCGCAGTGAGCAATCAGCAAGGTAAAGTGCGGGCTAAGGTGATGTTTAACGATGGGATGAAACGCGGTGAGCTTTTTATGCCCATTCATTGGAATGAATTAACCGCCGCTGATGCCAAACCTTGCAGCTTAGTTGACCCACGAGTTGATGCCTATTCGGGACAACCGGAATTTAAATGTACGCCTGTTGCGATAGTGCCTGAGCAGACACAAAGTGCAGTGTTAGTCGCTTGTGATAACCCTATTATATTGAATGATAGAGACTATTGGTCACGCCAAAAAATCGCAGGCGGTTATCTGTATCATATTAAAAGTGATCGTAAACTTGCTGACATATTGAAAGATTTGCCTGCCAGTAAGGGGCAAGAAGTCAGTTACCAGTCTGGGTCTTGGTATCTTAAAGCGACAAGACAAGACGTGAAAACTATACGCTTAGTAGTCGCTAGTGGTATCTCTGGTTTTAAACAGAAGCAAGTTGCGGATGTAGCAGAACTGTTTGCATATAATGAAGAAACGATGTCGATACAACAGTGCATTCATTGGTTGGAAAAGAAATGGTAG
- a CDS encoding ABC-F family ATPase, translating into MLSTANITMQFGDKPLFENISVKFGDGNRYGLIGANGCGKSTFMKILGGELEQSGGTVISSDPNERMAKLGQDQFAYEQYTVIDTVIMGHKELWAVKEERDRIYALPEMSDEDGMRVGDLETEFMEMDGYSAEARAGELLLGLGIAEEQHFGLMSEIAPGLKLRVLLAQVLFAEPDIMLLDEPTNNLDMSTIAWLEQTLLARNCTMIIISHDRHFLNTVCTHMADLDYGELRMFSGNYDEYMIAAEQARERLLADNAKKKAQIAELKTFVSRFSANASKAKQATSRQKQIDKIQLDDVKPSSRQSPFIRFDQAKELFRNALEVTEMKQGYDDNILFNDVNMMVEVGERIAIIGENGIGKSTMLNTLAGAMEPMQGEIKWSENNNIGFYAQDHAHEFAEDMSLLDWMGQWKKEGDDEQVVRGILGRMLFSQNDIKKSVKVISGGEQGRMLFGKLIMQQPNILLMDEPTNHMDMESIEALNLALENYKGTLIFVSHDRQFVSSIATRIIEISKDGVNDFHGTYDEYLAKQALAN; encoded by the coding sequence GTGCTCTCAACTGCAAACATCACAATGCAATTTGGCGATAAGCCATTGTTTGAAAACATCTCCGTCAAATTTGGCGATGGTAACCGTTATGGTCTGATCGGTGCGAACGGCTGTGGCAAATCCACTTTTATGAAAATTTTAGGTGGTGAACTGGAGCAATCCGGGGGCACAGTTATTTCTTCTGATCCTAATGAACGCATGGCGAAATTAGGTCAGGACCAGTTTGCTTACGAACAGTACACGGTTATCGACACGGTGATTATGGGTCATAAAGAGTTGTGGGCTGTGAAAGAAGAGCGTGATCGTATCTATGCTCTGCCAGAAATGTCTGATGAAGACGGCATGCGTGTGGGCGATCTGGAAACTGAATTCATGGAAATGGATGGTTACTCGGCAGAGGCTCGTGCGGGTGAATTACTGTTGGGCTTAGGGATTGCTGAAGAGCAGCATTTTGGTTTGATGAGTGAAATCGCGCCAGGCCTAAAACTTCGTGTATTGTTGGCGCAAGTTCTGTTCGCTGAACCAGACATCATGCTACTAGACGAACCAACCAACAACTTGGACATGAGCACCATCGCATGGTTGGAGCAAACGCTATTAGCACGTAACTGTACTATGATCATCATTTCCCACGACCGTCACTTCCTGAATACCGTATGTACACATATGGCGGACTTGGATTACGGTGAACTTCGTATGTTCAGCGGTAACTACGATGAATACATGATAGCTGCTGAGCAAGCTCGTGAGCGCTTGCTTGCTGATAATGCGAAGAAGAAAGCACAAATTGCTGAATTGAAAACCTTTGTAAGCCGCTTCTCTGCGAACGCATCAAAAGCAAAACAAGCGACCTCTCGTCAGAAACAAATCGATAAAATTCAGCTAGATGATGTGAAGCCTTCGAGCCGTCAATCGCCATTTATTCGTTTTGACCAAGCGAAAGAGTTGTTCCGTAACGCTCTTGAAGTGACTGAAATGAAACAAGGTTACGACGATAACATTCTGTTTAATGATGTGAACATGATGGTGGAAGTGGGTGAGCGCATTGCGATCATCGGTGAGAACGGTATCGGTAAATCAACGATGTTGAACACGCTTGCAGGTGCTATGGAACCGATGCAGGGTGAAATTAAATGGTCAGAAAACAATAATATTGGTTTCTACGCACAAGATCATGCCCATGAGTTCGCAGAAGACATGAGCCTCTTAGATTGGATGGGGCAGTGGAAAAAAGAAGGCGACGATGAGCAAGTTGTCCGTGGCATTCTTGGTCGTATGCTGTTCTCACAAAACGATATCAAGAAATCCGTTAAAGTGATTTCTGGTGGTGAGCAAGGTCGTATGCTGTTTGGTAAATTGATCATGCAACAACCAAACATCCTGCTAATGGATGAACCGACCAACCACATGGATATGGAATCGATTGAAGCGCTTAACTTGGCGTTAGAGAACTACAAAGGTACCCTAATCTTTGTTTCTCACGACCGTCAGTTTGTATCTTCGATTGCCACACGTATCATCGAAATTTCAAAAGATGGTGTGAACGATTTCCACGGTACTTACGATGAGTACTTAGCGAAGCAAGCACTAGCGAACTAA
- a CDS encoding LysE family translocator, which produces MLDTHSLLGFLAIAIIATLSPGPAVLLAISNGANHGMKKALCGIAGNECAMIFYASLAGLGMSTLLQSTGAWMIHAVQIIGGLYLCFLGVKALKSNVHTMTMEARNANSRSLFIQSTLVGLSNPKAILFFSALLPQFINPQADPMIQSFELTAIFASCSFIALTSYALLAHRLLVGQSKSWFNLLNRLSGVLFMVFGGGLIVNGMRQR; this is translated from the coding sequence ATGTTAGATACCCACTCTTTACTCGGCTTTTTAGCCATCGCAATAATCGCGACGTTATCTCCAGGTCCTGCAGTCTTACTGGCTATCTCGAATGGAGCCAATCACGGTATGAAAAAAGCCCTATGTGGCATTGCAGGTAATGAATGTGCCATGATTTTTTATGCTTCTTTAGCAGGATTAGGTATGAGCACACTTTTACAATCCACTGGAGCATGGATGATTCATGCCGTACAGATCATTGGCGGTCTGTATCTGTGCTTTTTAGGGGTTAAAGCACTAAAAAGTAACGTTCACACGATGACAATGGAAGCGCGCAATGCGAATAGCCGCAGTCTATTTATACAGTCGACATTGGTTGGATTATCTAATCCCAAAGCCATTTTATTTTTCTCGGCACTACTACCGCAATTTATTAATCCTCAAGCTGATCCAATGATACAGTCATTTGAATTAACGGCGATTTTTGCTAGCTGCTCATTTATTGCTTTAACCTCCTATGCTCTATTGGCTCATCGTTTATTAGTTGGACAAAGCAAATCATGGTTTAACCTGCTCAATCGATTGTCAGGTGTGTTATTTATGGTTTTCGGTGGCGGGTTAATTGTGAATGGTATGCGTCAACGTTAA
- a CDS encoding aldo/keto reductase: protein MTNTPNQISFHDGHSIPQLGLGVWQASNEQAALAVREALLNGYRHIDTAAIYGNEEGVAAGIKQSGVPREDVFVTTKIWNDAQGASQSRDAFMQSLERLDTDYVDLLLIHWPLPMKDKYIETWRTMIELQQEGLVKSIGVSNFMELHLKRLIQETAIKPVLNQIELHPYMQQNVLRDAHQQLGIRTEAWSPLAQNKALNDAVIGQIAQKHGKTPAQIVIRWHLDNQVIVIPKSVTPSRIKQNFDVFDFELDHDDMTLIAALEKGQRLGPDPEVFSMGA, encoded by the coding sequence ATGACGAACACTCCAAACCAGATCTCATTTCATGATGGGCATTCTATTCCTCAGTTAGGCCTTGGTGTGTGGCAAGCTTCCAATGAACAAGCTGCACTTGCGGTTCGTGAAGCGTTATTGAATGGTTACCGACATATCGATACCGCTGCAATTTATGGTAACGAAGAAGGTGTCGCCGCAGGCATTAAACAAAGTGGTGTACCGCGCGAAGATGTGTTTGTGACGACCAAAATTTGGAATGATGCTCAAGGCGCAAGTCAATCCCGAGACGCCTTTATGCAAAGTTTGGAACGTTTAGATACTGATTACGTGGATTTGCTGTTAATTCACTGGCCATTGCCAATGAAAGATAAATATATCGAGACTTGGCGTACCATGATTGAGTTGCAACAAGAAGGGTTAGTTAAATCGATTGGTGTGTCTAACTTTATGGAATTACATCTGAAACGATTGATACAAGAAACCGCAATTAAACCGGTATTAAATCAGATCGAGTTACACCCTTATATGCAGCAGAACGTTTTACGAGATGCCCATCAACAACTTGGAATTCGTACAGAAGCGTGGAGTCCATTAGCACAAAACAAGGCATTAAATGATGCTGTTATCGGGCAAATTGCCCAAAAGCATGGCAAAACACCCGCTCAAATTGTCATCCGCTGGCATTTAGATAACCAAGTGATTGTTATACCAAAATCAGTGACGCCGTCACGCATTAAGCAAAATTTTGATGTGTTTGATTTTGAGTTAGATCATGATGATATGACGCTGATAGCAGCTTTAGAAAAGGGGCAGCGATTAGGCCCAGATCCAGAAGTTTTCTCAATGGGTGCATAA
- the cysM gene encoding cysteine synthase CysM, whose product MSDFPTIESFVGNTPLVRLQRLPSENSGTVLVKLEGNNPAGSVKDRPALNMILQAEARGEIKPGDTIVEATSGNTGIALAMAAAIKGYKMVLIMPKSSTQERIDSMKAYGAELILVDGMEVARDLALQMQEEGKGIVLDQFNNPDNPDAHFKTTGPEIWQQTQGKITHFVSSMGTTGTIMGTSKYLKSQSEDVQIVGLQPAEGSNIPGIRRWPQEYLPGIFEAARVDQVIDVEESDAKETARELARIEGISAGVSSGGAVFAALEIARNNPDAVVVAIVCDRGDRYLSSGLFS is encoded by the coding sequence GTGTCAGATTTTCCAACCATCGAATCATTTGTAGGTAACACGCCATTAGTTCGCCTACAGCGTTTACCGAGTGAAAACTCAGGTACTGTTCTTGTTAAGCTAGAAGGCAATAACCCAGCAGGTTCTGTGAAAGACCGCCCAGCTCTTAATATGATATTACAGGCAGAAGCTCGTGGTGAGATCAAACCAGGTGATACTATCGTTGAAGCAACCAGCGGTAACACTGGGATTGCGCTTGCAATGGCAGCTGCGATTAAGGGCTATAAAATGGTACTGATCATGCCAAAAAGCTCAACTCAAGAACGTATTGATTCAATGAAAGCCTATGGTGCGGAATTGATTTTGGTCGATGGCATGGAAGTCGCCCGTGACCTTGCTTTACAAATGCAAGAAGAAGGTAAAGGCATCGTTCTTGATCAGTTCAATAACCCAGATAACCCTGATGCGCATTTTAAAACCACAGGTCCAGAAATTTGGCAGCAAACTCAAGGCAAAATCACCCACTTTGTGTCTAGTATGGGAACAACTGGTACTATCATGGGTACCTCTAAATATCTGAAATCTCAGAGTGAAGATGTCCAGATTGTTGGCTTACAACCAGCAGAAGGCAGCAATATCCCGGGCATTCGCCGCTGGCCACAAGAATACCTTCCAGGTATTTTCGAAGCGGCCCGTGTTGACCAAGTGATCGACGTAGAAGAAAGCGATGCGAAAGAAACCGCAAGAGAATTAGCTCGTATTGAAGGCATCAGTGCGGGGGTAAGTTCTGGCGGCGCCGTATTTGCAGCCTTAGAAATTGCTCGCAATAATCCAGATGCAGTAGTCGTTGCTATTGTTTGTGACCGTGGCGACCGTTACTTATCATCAGGTCTATTTTCGTAA
- the cysW gene encoding sulfate ABC transporter permease subunit CysW, with protein sequence MMTQVRRVGDQPVVKWTLILLALFLSAILLLVPLFSIFHHAFSSGLSAYWHNLSEPDTQHAILLTLLVAVLTVPINLVFGVMLAWAVTRFEFVGRKLLITLIDIPFAVSPVVAGLLYLLLYGSSGWLGEWLFEHNIQIMFAWPGIVLVTVFVTCPFVARELIPLMQQQGRSDEEAAVILGASWWQMFRKVTLPNIKWALIYGVILTNARAVGEFGAVSVVSGHIRGETNTLPLHVQLLYEDYQSEAAFASASLLAFIALITLALKTVVEWRQARSRRVDNDNNE encoded by the coding sequence ATGATGACCCAAGTTAGACGTGTTGGCGATCAACCAGTCGTAAAATGGACATTGATTCTGCTTGCCCTGTTTTTATCCGCCATATTACTTCTTGTTCCGCTATTTAGTATTTTTCATCACGCCTTCTCAAGCGGATTGAGCGCTTACTGGCATAATTTATCCGAACCAGACACTCAGCATGCTATTTTGCTGACTCTGTTGGTGGCGGTATTAACCGTGCCGATTAACCTCGTGTTTGGCGTTATGCTTGCATGGGCTGTCACTCGTTTTGAATTCGTTGGTCGCAAACTACTTATTACCTTAATTGACATACCGTTTGCGGTGTCGCCAGTTGTCGCGGGCTTACTGTATTTACTCTTATATGGCAGTAGCGGTTGGCTCGGAGAGTGGCTATTTGAGCATAACATTCAAATTATGTTTGCTTGGCCCGGTATTGTATTGGTGACGGTATTCGTGACCTGTCCATTTGTCGCACGTGAATTGATTCCTTTGATGCAACAACAAGGACGTTCGGATGAAGAAGCCGCCGTGATCCTTGGCGCTTCATGGTGGCAAATGTTTCGCAAAGTGACCTTACCCAATATTAAATGGGCGCTGATCTATGGTGTGATCTTAACTAATGCTCGCGCGGTCGGGGAGTTTGGGGCGGTGTCGGTTGTGTCTGGTCATATTCGTGGAGAGACCAATACGCTGCCATTACATGTTCAATTACTGTATGAAGATTATCAATCGGAAGCCGCCTTCGCGAGTGCGTCTTTGCTGGCCTTTATTGCCTTGATTACCCTAGCATTAAAAACCGTAGTGGAATGGCGCCAAGCGCGTTCACGACGAGTTGATAACGATAATAATGAGTGA